In a genomic window of Zingiber officinale cultivar Zhangliang chromosome 9B, Zo_v1.1, whole genome shotgun sequence:
- the LOC122022638 gene encoding transcription factor GTE9-like isoform X2, translated as MAPTVLIEYTKEKQRKKCSQNLSFALKEKSHKLSKGCGPLASLPDYQHDSEKMHDSEDVGSFVRAQSGDSSSAKRQKFSVILDGCEGCNIPLQQIPYLRMSGSQRKKLKMRLRSELNQVQMLQKRFFSRAETVGVITSSSVNESEKEVDPKCVTQLKRVTSGKSELSKMTVPPPPVHISSLALKKQCEGLLKRLMSHQFAWVFNLPVDVKKLNIPDYYTVIKNPMDLGTIKTKLSSGGYSSLWEFAADVRLTFTNAMTYNPPTNDVHLMADSLSKYFELHWKPIEKKLAAADTYVKKEIQVPKSVMSSHGRKNLSKPEVCSRKRKKSHIDCIGTVSQEVKRQMSKEEKLRLASHLESHLDDLPDHIIDFLRQHSNMNDSCGEIEIDIDSLGDDTLFKLQDLLDKYFQERGMMRQQVKFEQCKMEVSENALSTSVMHQFKDNNPAEEDVDIGGDDPPIPNYPTLDIRKDTKSRETKCGSSSSYTSDSGSSTDSDSSNGSELKKFSIPKDDAKENSANKAGSDQEKSDLMNPFDMNRPLSELNCSERTADAKPSLVDSERFQEGEHAPSEKKLSPEKQYRVALLRNRFADTILKAKEKTLGQGAKGDPEKLQRTREEIKRQQKEDRARLQAEAKAAEEACRRAEAEAAAEAKRQRQLEREAARQALSKIEKTVEINDCQILEDLEMLGTATAEEMPISYNEKNSAYSLDEIGGFKLGGSNPLEQLGLFMKADDEEEEEYENVPLHDAEEGEIE; from the exons ATGGCACCTACGGTACTTATTGAGTACACCAAAGAGAAGCAGAGAAAGAAATGCTCACAGAATCTTTCATTTGCTTTGAAGGAAAAATCACATAAATTGTCTAAAGGTTGTGGGCCCCTTGCTTCTCTACCTGATTATCAGCATGATTCTGAGAAGATGCATGATTCAGAAGATGTGGGTAGTTTTGTTCGTGCTCAATCAGGTGATTCCAGTTCTGCAAAGAGGCAGAAGTTTAGTGTAATCCTAGATGGATGTGAGGGCTGTAATATTCCACTTCAACAAATTCCTTACTTAAGAATGTCTGGCTCTCAGAGAAAGAAACTCAAAATGAGACTCAGATCAGAATTGAATCAGGTACAAATGTTACAAAAGAGATTCTTCTCGAGAGCAGAAACAGTTGGTGTTATTACATCTTCTTCGGTCAATGAGAGTGAAAAAGAAGTTGACCCAAAGTGTGTTACCCAGCTGAAGCGTGTGACATCAGGAAAGTCAGAGCTTTCAAAAATGACTGTGCCTCCACCTCCTGTGCACATTTCAAGTTTGGCATTGAAGAAACAATGTGAGGGACTTCTAAAGCGCTTAATGTCACACCAGTTTGCCTGGGTCTTCAACCTTCCTGTAGATGTGAAGAAACTGAATATTCCAGACTATTATACTGTCATTAAGAATCCAATGGATTTGGGAACCATCAAAACGAAACTAAGCTCAGGTGGTTACTCCAGCCTATGGGAATTTGCTGCTGATGTCAGGCTAACTTTCACCAATGCAATGACATACAATCCACCCACAAATGATGTCCATTTAATGGCAGATTCATTGAGCAAGTACTTTGAACTTCATTGGAAACCGATAGAAAAGAAGTTGGCTGCAGCTGATACATATGTTAAGAAAGAAATCCAAGTTCCAAAATCTGTTATGTCATCTCACGGGAGGAAAAATCTCAGCAAGCCGGAGGTTTGCTCTCGTAAGAGAAAGAAATCCCATATCGATTGCATTGGAACTGTGTCTCAGGAGGTAAAGCGCCAAATGTCAAAGGAGGAAAAACTTAGACTAGCTAGTCATTTGGAATCTCACTTGGATGATCTGCCAGATCACATTATTGATTTTCTGAGGCAACATAGCAATATGAATGATAGCTGCGGGGAAATTGAAATTGATATTGATTCTCTTGGAGATGACACACTCTTTAAGTTACAGGATCTTCTGGATAAATATTTCCAGGAGAGAGGGATGATGAGACAACAGGTGAAGTTTGAGCAGTGCAAAATGGAG GTTTCTGAAAATGCCCTTAGCACCTCAGTGATGCATCAGTTCAAAG ATAATAATCCTGCTGAAGAGGATGTAGATATTGGTGGTGATGATCCTCCCATACCTAATTACCCCACCTTGGACATTCGAAAGGACACAAAGTCTAGAGAAACCAAGTGTGGCAGTTCAAGCAGTTACACTAGTGATTCAGGATCTTCCACTG ACTCTGACAGTTCCAATGGAAGTGAATTAAAGAAATTTTCCATTCCCAAAGATGATGCTAAG GAAAATTCGGCAAACAAAGCAGGTTCAGATCAAGAGAAAAGTGATCTAATGAACCCATTCGATATGAATA GACCTTTGAGTGAGTTGAATTGCTCTGAGAGGACTGCTGATGCGAAACCTTCACTAGTTGACTCTGAGAGGTTTCAAGAGG GGGAGCATGCTCCATCTGAGAAAAAACTATCCCCAGAAAAGCAATATAGAGTCGCTTTGCTGAGGAATCGCTTTGCCGATACAATTCTAAAAGCCAAGGAGAAAACACTTGGTCAG GGTGCTAAGGGTGATCCTGAAAAATTGCAACGTACAAGGGAGGAAATTAAAAGACAACAAAAGGAAG ATCGAGCAcggcttcaagcagaagcgaaaGCTGCTGAGGAAGCTTGTAGACGAGCTGAAGCAGAAGCTGCAGCTGAAGCTAAACGTCAAAGGCAACTAGAGCGAGAAGCTGCACGCCAAGCCTTGTCAAAG ATCGAAAAGACAGTTGAGATCAATGACTGTCAAATTCTTGAAGATCTGGAAATGCTTGGAACCGCTACAGCTGAGGAAATGCCCATATCTTATAATGAAAAGAACTCGGCCTATTCTCTTGATGAGATAGGAGGCTTTAAACTTGGAGGCAGTAACCCGCTAGAGCAACTTGGACTATTCATGAAAGCAGATGACGAAGAAGAGGAAGAGTATGAAAATGTGCCTCTACATGATGCCGAGGAAGGGGAGATCGAATGA
- the LOC122022638 gene encoding transcription factor GTE9-like isoform X1, with product MMRTVSNRIDCMAPTVLIEYTKEKQRKKCSQNLSFALKEKSHKLSKGCGPLASLPDYQHDSEKMHDSEDVGSFVRAQSGDSSSAKRQKFSVILDGCEGCNIPLQQIPYLRMSGSQRKKLKMRLRSELNQVQMLQKRFFSRAETVGVITSSSVNESEKEVDPKCVTQLKRVTSGKSELSKMTVPPPPVHISSLALKKQCEGLLKRLMSHQFAWVFNLPVDVKKLNIPDYYTVIKNPMDLGTIKTKLSSGGYSSLWEFAADVRLTFTNAMTYNPPTNDVHLMADSLSKYFELHWKPIEKKLAAADTYVKKEIQVPKSVMSSHGRKNLSKPEVCSRKRKKSHIDCIGTVSQEVKRQMSKEEKLRLASHLESHLDDLPDHIIDFLRQHSNMNDSCGEIEIDIDSLGDDTLFKLQDLLDKYFQERGMMRQQVKFEQCKMEVSENALSTSVMHQFKDNNPAEEDVDIGGDDPPIPNYPTLDIRKDTKSRETKCGSSSSYTSDSGSSTDSDSSNGSELKKFSIPKDDAKENSANKAGSDQEKSDLMNPFDMNRPLSELNCSERTADAKPSLVDSERFQEGEHAPSEKKLSPEKQYRVALLRNRFADTILKAKEKTLGQGAKGDPEKLQRTREEIKRQQKEDRARLQAEAKAAEEACRRAEAEAAAEAKRQRQLEREAARQALSKIEKTVEINDCQILEDLEMLGTATAEEMPISYNEKNSAYSLDEIGGFKLGGSNPLEQLGLFMKADDEEEEEYENVPLHDAEEGEIE from the exons ATGATGCGAACAGTATCAAATCGGATTGACTGCATGGCACCTACGGTACTTATTGAGTACACCAAAGAGAAGCAGAGAAAGAAATGCTCACAGAATCTTTCATTTGCTTTGAAGGAAAAATCACATAAATTGTCTAAAGGTTGTGGGCCCCTTGCTTCTCTACCTGATTATCAGCATGATTCTGAGAAGATGCATGATTCAGAAGATGTGGGTAGTTTTGTTCGTGCTCAATCAGGTGATTCCAGTTCTGCAAAGAGGCAGAAGTTTAGTGTAATCCTAGATGGATGTGAGGGCTGTAATATTCCACTTCAACAAATTCCTTACTTAAGAATGTCTGGCTCTCAGAGAAAGAAACTCAAAATGAGACTCAGATCAGAATTGAATCAGGTACAAATGTTACAAAAGAGATTCTTCTCGAGAGCAGAAACAGTTGGTGTTATTACATCTTCTTCGGTCAATGAGAGTGAAAAAGAAGTTGACCCAAAGTGTGTTACCCAGCTGAAGCGTGTGACATCAGGAAAGTCAGAGCTTTCAAAAATGACTGTGCCTCCACCTCCTGTGCACATTTCAAGTTTGGCATTGAAGAAACAATGTGAGGGACTTCTAAAGCGCTTAATGTCACACCAGTTTGCCTGGGTCTTCAACCTTCCTGTAGATGTGAAGAAACTGAATATTCCAGACTATTATACTGTCATTAAGAATCCAATGGATTTGGGAACCATCAAAACGAAACTAAGCTCAGGTGGTTACTCCAGCCTATGGGAATTTGCTGCTGATGTCAGGCTAACTTTCACCAATGCAATGACATACAATCCACCCACAAATGATGTCCATTTAATGGCAGATTCATTGAGCAAGTACTTTGAACTTCATTGGAAACCGATAGAAAAGAAGTTGGCTGCAGCTGATACATATGTTAAGAAAGAAATCCAAGTTCCAAAATCTGTTATGTCATCTCACGGGAGGAAAAATCTCAGCAAGCCGGAGGTTTGCTCTCGTAAGAGAAAGAAATCCCATATCGATTGCATTGGAACTGTGTCTCAGGAGGTAAAGCGCCAAATGTCAAAGGAGGAAAAACTTAGACTAGCTAGTCATTTGGAATCTCACTTGGATGATCTGCCAGATCACATTATTGATTTTCTGAGGCAACATAGCAATATGAATGATAGCTGCGGGGAAATTGAAATTGATATTGATTCTCTTGGAGATGACACACTCTTTAAGTTACAGGATCTTCTGGATAAATATTTCCAGGAGAGAGGGATGATGAGACAACAGGTGAAGTTTGAGCAGTGCAAAATGGAG GTTTCTGAAAATGCCCTTAGCACCTCAGTGATGCATCAGTTCAAAG ATAATAATCCTGCTGAAGAGGATGTAGATATTGGTGGTGATGATCCTCCCATACCTAATTACCCCACCTTGGACATTCGAAAGGACACAAAGTCTAGAGAAACCAAGTGTGGCAGTTCAAGCAGTTACACTAGTGATTCAGGATCTTCCACTG ACTCTGACAGTTCCAATGGAAGTGAATTAAAGAAATTTTCCATTCCCAAAGATGATGCTAAG GAAAATTCGGCAAACAAAGCAGGTTCAGATCAAGAGAAAAGTGATCTAATGAACCCATTCGATATGAATA GACCTTTGAGTGAGTTGAATTGCTCTGAGAGGACTGCTGATGCGAAACCTTCACTAGTTGACTCTGAGAGGTTTCAAGAGG GGGAGCATGCTCCATCTGAGAAAAAACTATCCCCAGAAAAGCAATATAGAGTCGCTTTGCTGAGGAATCGCTTTGCCGATACAATTCTAAAAGCCAAGGAGAAAACACTTGGTCAG GGTGCTAAGGGTGATCCTGAAAAATTGCAACGTACAAGGGAGGAAATTAAAAGACAACAAAAGGAAG ATCGAGCAcggcttcaagcagaagcgaaaGCTGCTGAGGAAGCTTGTAGACGAGCTGAAGCAGAAGCTGCAGCTGAAGCTAAACGTCAAAGGCAACTAGAGCGAGAAGCTGCACGCCAAGCCTTGTCAAAG ATCGAAAAGACAGTTGAGATCAATGACTGTCAAATTCTTGAAGATCTGGAAATGCTTGGAACCGCTACAGCTGAGGAAATGCCCATATCTTATAATGAAAAGAACTCGGCCTATTCTCTTGATGAGATAGGAGGCTTTAAACTTGGAGGCAGTAACCCGCTAGAGCAACTTGGACTATTCATGAAAGCAGATGACGAAGAAGAGGAAGAGTATGAAAATGTGCCTCTACATGATGCCGAGGAAGGGGAGATCGAATGA
- the LOC122022747 gene encoding zinc finger CCCH domain-containing protein 65-like isoform X2, whose protein sequence is MGSAVGKPAVKNYETLHIPPPSSTEVLTELARLLMEEKTRNGGGGPETAAAGDGSGVDPDPGTPNEGEKEPEKEVPTQFHKRPDCAFFMKTGTCKFGPSCRFNHPARRTKPRVWSKNDGENAQNGTGKPKEPPLKKVEQTEKKMNISIISDDKVEKQTSSRRLEQEDCKVDKVELQTSSRRLEQEDSKIAEKRSNEAISGKTGIIECKFYTTPGGCKYGNSCKYAHFPKKIEVTPIVLNFLGLPIRPGMKECPYYMRTGNCKYTVNCKYHHPNPTIATDEQGALPDCQIIGSERHIALGVSGPPAIPIPAQGTFYVPTPLTVASPSYFPEPNLHPQVFPFHSSSQFNDYQIDADEFRKAKQTTVRILDHHPKVHLQ, encoded by the exons ATGGGGAGCGCCGTGGGAAAGCCTGCTGTGAAAAATTATGAAACCCTTCATATTCCTCCTCCGAGTTCCACGGAAGTCCTCACAGAACTAGCGAGGTTGTTGATGGAGGAGAAGACTAGAAACGGGGGTGGTGGCCCGGAGACTGCCGCAGCTGGCGATGGTTCTGGTGTGGATCCCGATCCTGGAACGCCTAACGAAGGGGAGAAGGAGCCGGAGAAGGAGGTCCCGACGCAGTTTCACAAGAGACCCGATTGCGCATTTTTTATGAAGACAGGGACGTGCAAATTTGGGCCTAGCTGCAGGTTCAATCATCCTGCAAGACGAACGAAACCCAGG GTCTGGTCGAAGAACGACGGGGAAAATGCTCAG AATGGTACAGGAAAGCCAAAGGAACCTCCCTTAAAAAAGGTTGAGCAAACTGAGAAAAAGATGAACATCTCTATCATAAGT GATGACAAGGTAGAGAAACAAACTTCCTCTAGAAGATTGGAACAGGAAGATTGCAAG GTTGACAAGGTGGAGTTACAAACTTCTTCCAGAAGGTTGGAACAAGAAGATAGCAAG ATTGCTGAGAAAAGGAGTAATGAAGCCATTTCAGGAAAGACTGGGATAATAGAATgcaag TTCTACACAACACCTGGCGGGTGCAAGTATGGGAACTCCTGCAAGTATGCTCATTTTCCGAAGAAAATAGAAGTCACTCCAATAGTACTAAACTTCTTAGGTCTTCCTATTAGACCA GGAATGAAGGAATGCCCATACTATATGCGTACTGGTAACTGTAAATACACAGTGAATTGCAAGTACCACCATCCTAACCCTACCATAGCAACTGACGAACAAGGTGCCCTTCCTGATTGCCAAATCATTGGATCTGAGCGACATATTGCATTGGGTGTTTCTGGCCCTCCTGCGATACCCATCCCTGCTCAAGGAACATTTTATGTGCCAACTCCTTTAACAGTTGCATCACCGTCTTATTTCCCGGAACCAAACTTACACCCTCAAGTATTCCCATTCCATTCAAGTTCACAATTCAATGACTATCAG ATAGACGCCGATGAATTCCGAAAGGCCAAACAAACCACAGTGCGAATACTGGATCACCATCCAAAAGTTCATCTCCAATGA
- the LOC122022747 gene encoding zinc finger CCCH domain-containing protein 65-like isoform X1, whose protein sequence is MGSAVGKPAVKNYETLHIPPPSSTEVLTELARLLMEEKTRNGGGGPETAAAGDGSGVDPDPGTPNEGEKEPEKEVPTQFHKRPDCAFFMKTGTCKFGPSCRFNHPARRTKPRVWSKNDGENAQNGTGKPKEPPLKKVEQTEKKMNISIISDDKVEKQTSSRRLEQEDCKFQKNDMGKQKGPPFKKVDKVELQTSSRRLEQEDSKIAEKRSNEAISGKTGIIECKFYTTPGGCKYGNSCKYAHFPKKIEVTPIVLNFLGLPIRPGMKECPYYMRTGNCKYTVNCKYHHPNPTIATDEQGALPDCQIIGSERHIALGVSGPPAIPIPAQGTFYVPTPLTVASPSYFPEPNLHPQVFPFHSSSQFNDYQIDADEFRKAKQTTVRILDHHPKVHLQ, encoded by the exons ATGGGGAGCGCCGTGGGAAAGCCTGCTGTGAAAAATTATGAAACCCTTCATATTCCTCCTCCGAGTTCCACGGAAGTCCTCACAGAACTAGCGAGGTTGTTGATGGAGGAGAAGACTAGAAACGGGGGTGGTGGCCCGGAGACTGCCGCAGCTGGCGATGGTTCTGGTGTGGATCCCGATCCTGGAACGCCTAACGAAGGGGAGAAGGAGCCGGAGAAGGAGGTCCCGACGCAGTTTCACAAGAGACCCGATTGCGCATTTTTTATGAAGACAGGGACGTGCAAATTTGGGCCTAGCTGCAGGTTCAATCATCCTGCAAGACGAACGAAACCCAGG GTCTGGTCGAAGAACGACGGGGAAAATGCTCAG AATGGTACAGGAAAGCCAAAGGAACCTCCCTTAAAAAAGGTTGAGCAAACTGAGAAAAAGATGAACATCTCTATCATAAGT GATGACAAGGTAGAGAAACAAACTTCCTCTAGAAGATTGGAACAGGAAGATTGCAAG TTTCAAAAGAATGATATGGGAAAGCAAAAGGGACCTCCCTTTAAAAAG GTTGACAAGGTGGAGTTACAAACTTCTTCCAGAAGGTTGGAACAAGAAGATAGCAAG ATTGCTGAGAAAAGGAGTAATGAAGCCATTTCAGGAAAGACTGGGATAATAGAATgcaag TTCTACACAACACCTGGCGGGTGCAAGTATGGGAACTCCTGCAAGTATGCTCATTTTCCGAAGAAAATAGAAGTCACTCCAATAGTACTAAACTTCTTAGGTCTTCCTATTAGACCA GGAATGAAGGAATGCCCATACTATATGCGTACTGGTAACTGTAAATACACAGTGAATTGCAAGTACCACCATCCTAACCCTACCATAGCAACTGACGAACAAGGTGCCCTTCCTGATTGCCAAATCATTGGATCTGAGCGACATATTGCATTGGGTGTTTCTGGCCCTCCTGCGATACCCATCCCTGCTCAAGGAACATTTTATGTGCCAACTCCTTTAACAGTTGCATCACCGTCTTATTTCCCGGAACCAAACTTACACCCTCAAGTATTCCCATTCCATTCAAGTTCACAATTCAATGACTATCAG ATAGACGCCGATGAATTCCGAAAGGCCAAACAAACCACAGTGCGAATACTGGATCACCATCCAAAAGTTCATCTCCAATGA